Proteins encoded by one window of Hyla sarda isolate aHylSar1 chromosome 13, aHylSar1.hap1, whole genome shotgun sequence:
- the LOC130297551 gene encoding serine/threonine-protein kinase SBK1-like, with protein sequence MSVSSLLSRGAVDILEELQILTAKTMEKVEITKQYEVIRELGKGTYGRVDLVIHKTRGTKMALKFLRKKTTKQKSFLQEYCISRYLSACPYIIGMHDIAFETDEYYVFAQEYAVAGDLFDIIPPQVGLSEHITKRCIYQVALALDYLHNRKLVHRDIKPENILIFDKECRKIKLSDFGMTRIAGTTEKRVSGTIPYTAPELCETSKHSGFVVEYNIDVWAFGVLLFCMMTGNFPWEKALHSDSFYYEFYQWQKYKNANVPSQWRRFTSHALKMFSKLLSIEPEKRCSIKDILWYFGKTWLVTKEEHHPSEAKTNSDVFVHVKPQGLPYLNGNTIDSNKSDTSPSLSFSSCSSYEDIPKESNANTILVSAPIEICV encoded by the exons ATGAGTGTCTCATCACTACTGTCCCGGGGAGCAGTGGATATCCTTGAGGAGCTACAGATACTGACGGCAAAGACAATGGAGAAAGTAGAAATCACCAAACAGTATGAGGTCATCAGGGAGCTCGGAAAAGGGACATATGGAAGAGTCGATCTGGTGATCCATAAAACCAGAG gtaCAAAAATGGCTCTAAAATTTCTGAGGAAGAAAACAACAAAACAGAAGAGTTTCCTGCAGGAATATTGCATCTCACGCTACCTGTCAGCCTGTCCATATATCATCGGCATGCACGACATTGCCTTCGAAACGGATGAATACTACGTGTTTGCACAAGAATACGCGGTGGCTGGGGACCTTTTCGATATCATCCCTCCACAG GTGGGTCTTTCCGAGCACATAACCAAACGTTGCATCTACCAAGTAGCATTAGCCCTGGATTATCTCCACAATCGGAAGCTGGTCCACCGTGACATCAAACCGGAAAATATTCTTATCTTCGACAAAGAATGCAGAAAAATTAAACTCTCAGATTTCGGCATGACAAGGATTGCCGGAACCACAGAAAAGCGTGTGAGTGGGACCATTCCCTACACAGCTCCCGAACTTTGTGAAACTTCTAAGCACAGTGGATTCGTGGTGGAATATAATATCGACGTTTGGGCATTCGGGGTCCTGCTCTTTTGCATGATGACTGGGAATTTTCCATGGGAGAAGGCCTTACACTCAGACTCCTTTTACTATGAATTTTATCAgtggcaaaaatacaaaaacgccAATGTGCCATCTCAGTGGCGAAGATTCACCTCTCATGCCCTTAAAATGTTTAGCAAATTGCTTTCCATCGAGCCCGAGAAGAGATGCTCCATTAAGGATATCCTCTGGTATTTTGGCAAGACTTGGCTGGTGACCAAGGAAGAACATCATCCTTCTGAGGCAAAAACCAACAGCGACGTCTTTGTGCACGTCAAACCCCAAGGTCTTCCGTATCTCAACGGCAACACTATCGATAGCAATAAGAGCGACACCAGCCCCAGTTTATCATTCTCCTCCTGCAGCAGCTACGAGGACATCCCGAAAGAGAGTAATGCAAACACCATCTTAGTCTCTGCACCAATTGAGATATGTGTATGA